In Elusimicrobiota bacterium, a single window of DNA contains:
- a CDS encoding glycosyltransferase, translating to MVNNLALLRRLGCESRVLLFSTEEHALTASDNGQLAQYCDGFIHGGCRKPQTSFSISSLIAHKLDFLIGGALGLRGRRYPFSMRYDAIGAERIIITEALRTEADFVVLPSFMLHYAKALADKGFKVIADAIDVLTDLTSSLLVNYGGKGRASKLGLLANHLASRSQERLYLPACVEIWATTEAEAVTLRRISRGVNSVVVGNCMDEDAVTPSPQTESHSVGFIGTYSMLPNVEAALFLAEKVFPHVLKHRPQARLRLAGAHMPSDAAARLSSFKHVELLGAVPDSKAFFDSCAVIALPIFVYGGTPLKLVEAMARGKAVVVNTLLGARAPVSDGQDLIIRDEPNAFAAAIVKLLKDPAERARLGGNARNTFLKVWSRKQAEVLLRQQSILARPLT from the coding sequence ATGGTCAACAACCTGGCTCTCCTGCGCCGCCTAGGCTGTGAGAGCCGGGTCCTGCTGTTCTCGACCGAAGAGCACGCCCTGACGGCCTCCGACAACGGGCAATTGGCCCAATACTGTGACGGATTCATCCATGGCGGATGTCGAAAGCCTCAGACCAGCTTTTCCATATCATCGCTCATCGCGCATAAGTTGGATTTTCTCATTGGCGGGGCTCTGGGCTTGCGCGGCCGGCGATATCCCTTCTCCATGAGGTACGATGCCATCGGGGCAGAAAGGATCATCATTACCGAGGCTCTACGGACCGAAGCGGATTTCGTTGTCTTGCCTTCGTTCATGCTCCATTACGCCAAGGCCCTAGCTGATAAAGGCTTCAAAGTCATCGCTGATGCGATTGACGTATTGACCGACTTGACCTCGTCCCTGTTGGTCAACTATGGCGGCAAAGGCCGCGCCAGCAAGCTCGGGCTGCTAGCAAACCATCTAGCATCCCGCTCTCAGGAGCGGTTGTACTTGCCGGCTTGCGTTGAGATCTGGGCCACGACTGAAGCGGAGGCTGTTACCCTGCGGAGGATATCACGCGGCGTGAATTCAGTGGTCGTCGGGAACTGCATGGACGAGGATGCGGTCACGCCGAGTCCCCAGACCGAGTCGCATTCAGTAGGCTTCATCGGGACCTATTCCATGCTCCCGAATGTAGAGGCCGCTCTGTTCCTGGCGGAGAAGGTGTTCCCGCATGTTCTCAAGCACCGCCCCCAGGCGCGCTTGCGCCTTGCGGGAGCGCACATGCCGAGCGATGCCGCAGCACGGCTGAGCTCTTTCAAGCACGTCGAGCTCTTGGGCGCAGTCCCCGACTCCAAGGCTTTCTTCGACAGTTGCGCTGTGATCGCCTTGCCTATATTCGTCTATGGCGGCACCCCGCTCAAGCTGGTCGAAGCCATGGCGCGCGGCAAGGCCGTGGTGGTGAACACCCTTCTAGGAGCCCGCGCGCCCGTATCTGACGGCCAGGACCTCATTATCCGGGACGAACCGAATGCTTTTGCCGCAGCGATCGTCAAGCTGCTGAAGGACCCCGCCGAACGCGCTCGCTTGGGCGGCAACGCACGGAACACATTCCTCAAGGTTTGGTCCCGCAAGCAGGCCGAAGTTCTCTTGCGGCAACAGAGCATCCTGGCACGCCCCCTGACCTGA
- a CDS encoding Gfo/Idh/MocA family oxidoreductase, which translates to MKETTQTMPSVPHQDQKTLSIGIIGAGEVAAKLHLPVLTATPGIEVAFVADTRAESAKAVGEVYGIDWIAVSGDVSCLPQTDVALLAVPVGIRAPYYDLFAQRGTAVLAEKPLTVSYDEARRLCALYPEHKLGCGFQRRAYASVAAARACVREKAFGPIRSVRISEGARTTKTGTDARFYDSWSAASGGILRDLGSHSLDLAFHISGASEARAVSQQFYFDDLIDREVHARMVFRGDGGEFETDLFLTWLGSADNCLEFRFDSCILAIPTRAEKPAQLLDLQGKPLGVTLTSNLRQATTTYQAFYLEWEAFISGVRSGTPSSFCASSCLATVHIAEELYAAGRKKKL; encoded by the coding sequence ATGAAGGAAACCACCCAGACCATGCCAAGCGTTCCTCATCAGGACCAAAAGACGTTGTCCATCGGCATCATCGGCGCCGGAGAGGTCGCGGCCAAGCTCCATCTGCCCGTTCTCACAGCCACGCCGGGCATCGAGGTCGCTTTTGTCGCCGATACGCGCGCCGAGAGCGCCAAGGCGGTCGGAGAGGTCTATGGGATCGATTGGATCGCTGTTTCAGGGGATGTTTCCTGCCTCCCACAGACTGATGTCGCCCTGCTTGCCGTTCCTGTGGGTATTCGCGCGCCCTACTACGACCTCTTTGCGCAGCGCGGTACCGCAGTGCTGGCCGAGAAACCGCTGACCGTCTCGTATGACGAAGCCCGGCGGCTGTGCGCGCTTTACCCGGAGCATAAGCTGGGTTGCGGTTTTCAGCGCCGGGCTTATGCCTCCGTGGCCGCGGCCCGCGCCTGCGTCAGAGAGAAAGCCTTCGGCCCGATCCGCAGTGTCCGAATATCCGAAGGAGCGAGGACGACCAAGACCGGGACCGACGCGCGCTTCTACGATAGCTGGTCGGCTGCGTCGGGCGGCATTCTGCGCGACCTGGGCTCCCATTCCTTGGACCTCGCATTCCATATCTCGGGGGCGTCCGAAGCCCGCGCGGTGAGCCAACAATTCTATTTTGACGACCTAATCGACAGAGAGGTCCACGCCCGCATGGTCTTCCGTGGAGACGGGGGAGAATTCGAGACCGACCTATTTCTCACATGGCTGGGTAGCGCGGATAACTGCTTGGAATTCCGTTTTGATTCGTGCATCCTTGCGATTCCAACTCGGGCGGAAAAACCAGCCCAACTGCTCGATCTCCAAGGCAAACCCCTCGGTGTCACCCTGACCTCGAACTTGCGCCAGGCAACGACCACGTACCAGGCATTCTATCTGGAATGGGAAGCCTTCATTTCTGGAGTCCGCAGCGGGACACCCTCATCCTTCTGCGCCTCGTCCTGTCTAGCCACGGTCCACATCGCAGAGGAACTCTACGCTGCCGGCAGGAAGAAGAAATTGTGA
- a CDS encoding NAD(P)-dependent oxidoreductase, translating into MRIGITGANGQVGSEVCLLLQAVPGIELVPVVRNPSGSAFLRRHGLECRHGRIAQADEAQRLIGDCDVIANFALSTSGRPSLDREMNRRITRNLVEAAKPGARLVFFSTIMVYAPNTTFGLIPDAYGIEKLLNERFFKKLCRATRHQAYILRLGHVLGELQNITQHIRRELKAGPVMLPGGGYRGSNTVFTAAIAEALVRIAHGEVPAGTFDLVSCPQWSWRDLYLHYAEQLHIPADIRSGEESSRSKLAVPSALLRGLMGHLSQNQYLRERLSFLLGLLPDKVNRKVQIRYLQSRAFKEIAALAQREDRIVALDWRGLDVRPVPGLGSTQDSLHRFTFPVLDAGPRLFLEAKS; encoded by the coding sequence GTGAGGATCGGGATTACAGGTGCCAACGGCCAGGTGGGCAGCGAGGTCTGCCTGCTGCTCCAGGCCGTCCCAGGAATAGAGCTGGTCCCGGTGGTCCGCAACCCTTCGGGGTCGGCTTTCCTGCGGCGCCATGGCTTGGAATGCCGGCACGGCAGGATCGCGCAAGCCGATGAGGCGCAGCGCCTCATCGGCGACTGCGACGTGATCGCGAATTTTGCGCTGAGCACGAGCGGGCGCCCCAGCCTGGACCGGGAAATGAACCGCCGAATCACCCGCAACCTCGTCGAGGCAGCCAAGCCCGGAGCGCGGCTCGTTTTCTTCAGCACGATCATGGTATACGCACCGAACACGACTTTCGGACTCATCCCGGATGCCTATGGGATCGAGAAGCTTCTCAACGAACGCTTTTTTAAGAAGCTCTGCCGGGCTACGCGACATCAAGCCTATATCCTGCGGCTCGGGCATGTGCTCGGAGAACTTCAGAATATCACTCAGCACATCCGGCGTGAGCTTAAAGCGGGGCCGGTCATGCTCCCCGGAGGCGGATATCGAGGTTCAAACACTGTTTTCACGGCCGCGATCGCGGAGGCATTGGTCCGCATAGCCCATGGCGAAGTCCCGGCTGGGACGTTCGACCTCGTCTCATGCCCGCAGTGGAGTTGGCGCGATCTATACCTTCATTATGCGGAGCAACTGCATATTCCTGCTGATATCCGCTCAGGCGAGGAATCCAGCCGCTCCAAGCTTGCCGTCCCCAGCGCGCTCCTGCGCGGGCTCATGGGTCATTTGAGCCAGAACCAGTACCTCCGCGAACGGCTCTCATTCCTGCTCGGATTGCTGCCCGACAAGGTCAACCGCAAGGTCCAGATTCGATATCTTCAGAGCCGGGCCTTCAAAGAAATCGCCGCGCTGGCGCAGCGAGAGGACAGGATTGTCGCCCTGGATTGGCGGGGTTTGGATGTGCGGCCGGTGCCGGGGTTGGGGAGCACTCAAGATTCTCTGCATCGGTTCACTTTCCCGGTTCTGGATGCTGGACCGAGGCTATTCTTAGAGGCTAAGTCATGA
- a CDS encoding glycosyltransferase gives MRILYTGPLTPAGQTCEMRRRALERLGHQTIPVDYVSLTRDLPALWRKLQWRLRAGPMVSRYNDQLLGKLAERPDVLWIDKGMFVFPKVLLAAKQTGSRIVHYSPDNYFLGQNSSRHFWNALKLYDLVVTTKSDNTERLKARGARSVVLSGNAFAPEVHKPVADCVPTCDVSFVGRWEPEREDWLAQIAALGVKLSVRGPHWEKSRVATVRVAIQPASAWGEDYARAICEAKVNLCFLSRLAQDRITQRSVEIPACGGFMLAERTEEHLAHFREGAEAAYFDGPAELCDKVLYYLAHNEERRKIAAAGRARCLASDYSYDARLKQIFEALEDAP, from the coding sequence TTGAGGATCCTTTACACCGGCCCGCTCACACCGGCAGGACAGACCTGCGAGATGCGTCGCCGCGCTCTCGAACGGCTCGGCCATCAGACCATCCCAGTGGACTATGTGTCGTTGACGCGCGATTTGCCCGCGCTTTGGCGCAAGCTCCAGTGGCGACTGCGCGCCGGGCCGATGGTATCGCGCTATAATGACCAGCTCCTGGGCAAACTCGCTGAGCGTCCCGATGTCCTGTGGATAGACAAGGGGATGTTCGTCTTTCCCAAGGTGCTCTTGGCTGCCAAGCAAACCGGCAGCCGCATCGTGCATTATTCTCCAGACAACTACTTTCTCGGCCAGAACTCCTCCCGCCATTTCTGGAACGCGCTCAAGCTTTATGATCTCGTCGTTACGACCAAATCCGACAACACAGAGCGGCTGAAGGCCCGCGGGGCCCGATCCGTGGTGTTATCCGGCAATGCGTTCGCCCCCGAGGTCCACAAGCCGGTCGCTGATTGCGTGCCGACTTGCGACGTATCTTTCGTCGGCCGCTGGGAGCCGGAACGCGAGGATTGGCTGGCGCAGATTGCCGCGCTGGGAGTAAAACTCTCCGTCCGCGGGCCGCATTGGGAAAAAAGCCGAGTCGCGACCGTGCGCGTTGCGATCCAGCCGGCGTCGGCTTGGGGAGAAGACTACGCCCGCGCCATCTGTGAGGCCAAGGTCAACCTGTGCTTTCTTTCGCGGCTGGCCCAGGACCGCATCACCCAGCGCTCGGTCGAGATCCCAGCCTGCGGCGGCTTCATGCTGGCGGAGCGCACCGAAGAACACCTGGCTCATTTCAGGGAAGGAGCGGAAGCGGCCTATTTCGACGGGCCTGCCGAACTCTGCGACAAGGTCCTCTACTACCTCGCGCATAACGAGGAACGCCGCAAGATCGCCGCGGCCGGAAGGGCGCGGTGCCTGGCCTCCGACTACTCTTACGACGCCCGCCTCAAGCAGATCTTCGAGGCTCTAGAGGACGCGCCTTGA
- a CDS encoding glycosyltransferase family 9 protein, whose translation MTGPEHVLIYRCGAIGDTIVAIPAIRAIREHYPGARFLLMTASGGEGIVWTDRVLREFNWFDDVITYETSEISNPLRIWGVLGRVRRGAPDIVFYLASEKNSRFKILRDRFFFHLAGARRFIPAYSGKVTLWGRLNRAPRLYVKETDRLLAELARQGIPAPTAMFDLPITPRHSERVTALLKESGLDPSRPLVGMCPGSKQPIKVWPAERFVEVGLRLIQEEGVNIVIVGGSDEAAVGAQLMDFWPAGRAANLAQKLSILESAELLRRCLFYLGNDTGAMHLAAAVGTRCVAIFAAREPARSWDPYGDNHAILRKSVPCQNCYLRECVKQGLRCLKDITVEEVWAACRRMLIYR comes from the coding sequence TTGACCGGGCCAGAACACGTCCTCATCTACCGCTGCGGCGCGATCGGCGACACCATCGTGGCCATCCCGGCGATACGCGCCATCCGTGAGCACTATCCCGGAGCGCGCTTCCTGCTCATGACCGCAAGCGGCGGCGAAGGAATCGTCTGGACCGACCGGGTCCTGCGCGAATTCAACTGGTTCGACGACGTCATCACCTACGAAACCAGCGAAATCTCCAACCCGCTTAGGATCTGGGGCGTCTTGGGGCGCGTGCGCCGCGGCGCCCCGGACATCGTCTTCTATCTGGCCAGCGAGAAGAACTCCCGATTCAAGATCCTGCGCGACCGCTTTTTCTTTCATCTCGCGGGAGCGCGCCGCTTCATCCCAGCCTATTCCGGAAAAGTCACCCTTTGGGGCCGCCTGAACAGGGCCCCGCGCCTGTACGTCAAAGAGACCGACCGCCTGCTGGCCGAACTTGCCCGGCAAGGCATCCCGGCCCCGACGGCCATGTTCGACCTGCCCATCACCCCGCGACATTCAGAACGGGTGACTGCGCTTCTCAAAGAGAGCGGCCTCGATCCCTCCCGGCCCTTGGTCGGCATGTGTCCGGGCTCCAAGCAGCCCATCAAGGTCTGGCCCGCCGAACGCTTCGTCGAGGTGGGGCTCCGCTTGATCCAGGAAGAAGGGGTGAACATCGTCATCGTGGGCGGCTCAGACGAAGCCGCCGTAGGCGCGCAATTGATGGACTTCTGGCCTGCCGGAAGGGCGGCCAACCTGGCGCAGAAGCTCTCGATTCTGGAGTCGGCCGAACTGCTGCGCCGATGCCTCTTCTATCTCGGCAACGACACCGGGGCCATGCACTTGGCCGCGGCCGTAGGAACCCGCTGCGTGGCCATCTTCGCCGCGCGAGAGCCCGCGCGCAGTTGGGATCCCTATGGGGACAACCATGCCATCCTGCGCAAGAGCGTCCCCTGCCAGAACTGCTACCTGCGCGAGTGCGTCAAGCAGGGCCTGCGCTGTCTAAAGGACATCACCGTGGAGGAAGTCTGGGCCGCTTGCCGCCGGATGCTGATCTACCGATGA
- the asnB gene encoding asparagine synthase (glutamine-hydrolyzing), with translation MCGIAGILGPQDRQEGLRAVTEMTRAMRHRGPDGFGAECVPTSEGRSLFLGHARLSILDLSEHAAQPMRDPATGSWLVYNGEVYNFAALRGELQAMGRSFESTGDTEVVLKSLLEWGPQALLRLRGMYAFAFWDARNRRLILGRDPVGIKPLLLARIGDSLLFASELRGLAASGLAKFTLDPLGVQSFLTFGTVIEPATIIEEVVHVPPGHVVVVDAQGRAAPPRRILGLDDLLARHGRADRVGRPEAVARVRGELTRSVREHLVSDVPTGVLLSGGVDSSILATLADSAQDGRDIHFLTVCFPEREFSELGYAKQVARGLRGRHHAVHMDAEDLLRRLPPALAAMDQPTVDGINTFIISKIAAEQGIKVLLSGLGGDELFGGYTTFWKAPLLWRHRGLLSRLARHLPCGFLGSETEWLKMRRASEGFDLRDAYLLQRSIRWSPRSSRISILGTLPDNAAIPPEAWDLLATDHRLDDFRRISYLESVFYMRNQLLRDADVFSSANSVEMRVPFLDLDLVETAWSLPATLHSSALRGGKLLLKSILGEMHPGLPLSRRKMGFMLPWEKWLRGMLYERVADTIHTTSAYPGVGVEPGEGREILQAFMANDPAITWSQVWSLFVLLDWHSRVRSSLRSS, from the coding sequence ATGTGCGGCATAGCCGGCATCCTGGGCCCGCAGGACAGGCAGGAGGGCCTGCGCGCTGTGACGGAGATGACCCGCGCCATGCGCCACCGCGGCCCGGACGGCTTCGGCGCCGAATGCGTGCCCACCTCAGAAGGCCGCAGCCTGTTCCTCGGACACGCGCGCCTCTCCATCCTGGACCTCTCCGAACACGCGGCCCAGCCCATGCGCGACCCCGCCACCGGCTCCTGGCTGGTGTATAACGGTGAGGTCTACAACTTCGCGGCCCTGCGCGGCGAGCTGCAGGCCATGGGCCGCAGCTTCGAGTCCACCGGCGACACCGAAGTCGTGCTCAAGTCTTTGCTGGAGTGGGGCCCCCAAGCCCTGCTGCGCCTGCGGGGCATGTACGCTTTCGCCTTCTGGGACGCCCGCAACCGCCGCCTCATCCTCGGCCGGGACCCCGTCGGCATCAAGCCCCTGCTTCTGGCGCGGATCGGAGATTCGCTATTGTTCGCCTCCGAGCTGCGCGGCCTGGCCGCCTCGGGCCTAGCCAAGTTCACCCTGGACCCCCTGGGGGTCCAATCGTTCCTGACCTTCGGCACGGTCATCGAGCCCGCGACCATCATCGAGGAGGTCGTCCATGTGCCGCCCGGCCACGTTGTGGTCGTAGACGCCCAAGGCCGCGCCGCCCCGCCGCGGCGCATCCTCGGCCTCGACGACCTGCTGGCGCGCCACGGCCGGGCCGACCGGGTTGGCCGCCCGGAGGCGGTCGCGCGGGTCCGGGGCGAGCTTACGCGTTCGGTACGCGAGCATCTGGTCAGCGACGTGCCGACCGGAGTGCTGCTCTCGGGAGGCGTCGATTCCTCCATCCTGGCGACCTTGGCCGACAGCGCGCAGGACGGCCGGGACATCCATTTCCTGACCGTGTGCTTCCCGGAGCGGGAGTTCTCCGAGCTAGGCTACGCCAAGCAGGTCGCGCGCGGCCTGCGCGGCCGCCATCACGCCGTGCACATGGACGCCGAAGACCTGCTCCGCCGCCTGCCCCCGGCCCTGGCAGCCATGGACCAGCCGACCGTGGACGGCATCAACACCTTCATCATCTCGAAGATCGCGGCCGAGCAGGGCATCAAGGTCCTGCTCTCCGGCCTGGGCGGCGACGAGCTATTCGGCGGCTACACCACTTTCTGGAAGGCCCCGCTGCTTTGGCGTCACCGCGGCCTGCTGTCGCGCCTGGCTCGCCATCTGCCCTGTGGCTTTTTGGGCAGCGAGACCGAATGGCTCAAGATGCGGCGGGCCTCGGAAGGCTTCGACCTGCGGGACGCCTATCTTCTCCAGCGCTCGATCCGCTGGAGCCCGCGGTCCTCGCGCATCTCCATCCTGGGGACCCTGCCGGACAACGCCGCGATCCCGCCCGAGGCCTGGGACCTCCTGGCCACGGACCACCGCCTCGATGATTTCCGCCGCATCTCGTACTTGGAATCCGTGTTCTACATGCGCAACCAACTCCTGCGCGACGCCGACGTGTTCAGCTCCGCCAACTCGGTCGAAATGCGAGTGCCCTTCCTGGATCTCGACTTGGTGGAGACCGCCTGGAGCCTGCCGGCAACGCTCCACTCCTCAGCCCTGCGGGGGGGCAAGCTCCTGCTCAAAAGCATCCTGGGCGAGATGCACCCTGGCCTGCCTTTGTCCCGCCGCAAAATGGGCTTCATGCTGCCGTGGGAGAAATGGCTGCGCGGCATGCTTTACGAAAGGGTTGCCGACACGATCCACACCACAAGCGCCTATCCGGGCGTTGGGGTGGAGCCCGGCGAAGGGCGCGAGATCCTGCAGGCCTTCATGGCGAACGACCCCGCGATAACTTGGTCGCAGGTGTGGTCCCTCTTTGTCCTGCTGGATTGGCACTCCCGCGTCCGTTCGAGCCTGCGCTCCTCATGA
- a CDS encoding glycosyltransferase family 4 protein — protein sequence MKPRKIAVLEAISHLGGAEISLLELVRKLKGDFAFTLILPEDGPLRQKALAAGAEVRILAWPDRLMRLGERACRFSAMTLGRAALAVGAIPGFARGLSALLDEIGADVLLTNGIKSHILGAAATRGSRRPLIWYLRDGLEGRTLSQLALRVCARRCAGGVAISRYVEGEARRVLPAAVPIRVLYNIVDLERFQPNAAPATDLRKAPGEVWFGVVGALTPLKGQDLFLEAAARVTRELPQARFVIVGANFYRTEATLGFEADLRRRAEQPDLSGRVLFLGQREHMPGVLRRLDVLVQPNRGPEGLGRSVLEAMACGVPVIAVDRWGPAELISDGRTGLLTPWLDVPALAKRMLELGANRARCAELGAAGRNWAASELEPKRLVNAFRQFMQERMNGR from the coding sequence ATGAAGCCAAGGAAGATAGCGGTCTTGGAGGCCATCTCGCATTTGGGCGGGGCTGAGATCAGCCTCCTTGAGCTCGTGCGCAAGCTGAAGGGCGATTTCGCGTTCACCTTGATACTGCCCGAGGACGGCCCCTTGCGCCAAAAGGCGCTCGCGGCCGGGGCCGAGGTCCGGATCCTGGCCTGGCCTGACCGCCTCATGCGCCTGGGCGAACGGGCGTGCCGCTTCTCCGCGATGACGCTGGGCCGAGCCGCTTTGGCTGTGGGCGCCATCCCAGGTTTCGCCCGAGGCCTGAGCGCTTTGCTCGATGAGATAGGGGCCGACGTCCTGCTCACCAATGGGATCAAATCTCACATCCTCGGCGCCGCGGCAACGCGGGGCTCGCGCCGGCCTCTGATCTGGTATCTGCGCGATGGGCTGGAGGGCCGGACCCTCTCCCAACTGGCCCTGCGCGTCTGCGCCCGCCGCTGTGCGGGCGGGGTGGCCATCTCGCGCTATGTCGAGGGTGAGGCCCGCCGCGTCTTGCCGGCGGCTGTCCCGATACGCGTCCTTTACAACATCGTAGACCTCGAGAGGTTCCAGCCCAATGCCGCGCCGGCCACTGACCTGCGCAAAGCCCCTGGCGAGGTATGGTTCGGAGTGGTGGGCGCCCTGACTCCGCTCAAGGGCCAGGACCTGTTCCTGGAAGCGGCCGCCAGGGTTACGCGGGAGCTACCACAGGCGCGCTTTGTGATTGTTGGCGCGAATTTCTACCGCACCGAAGCCACTCTCGGCTTTGAGGCTGATCTGCGGCGCCGGGCCGAACAGCCCGATTTGAGCGGCCGCGTGCTGTTCTTGGGCCAGCGCGAGCATATGCCGGGGGTCCTGAGACGCCTGGATGTCCTCGTCCAGCCCAACCGGGGGCCTGAAGGGCTCGGCCGTTCGGTGCTAGAGGCCATGGCTTGCGGAGTCCCGGTCATCGCGGTGGACCGCTGGGGCCCGGCTGAGCTTATCTCGGACGGCCGGACCGGCCTGCTGACGCCCTGGCTGGACGTGCCGGCTTTGGCCAAGCGGATGCTTGAGCTGGGTGCCAATCGCGCGCGTTGCGCCGAGCTGGGCGCTGCGGGTCGGAACTGGGCTGCTAGCGAGTTGGAGCCCAAGCGCCTCGTAAATGCATTCCGTCAGTTCATGCAGGAGCGGATGAATGGCCGCTGA
- a CDS encoding glycosyltransferase, translated as MAAETSAGTRRLRVLHIGKYYPPHWGGIESYTESLCLALQDRVDFEVLVANDGRVDCDEKLGGVHVQRLATWLKLASAPICPGLAWRIRKTPADIVHLHHPNPFAVLAYLASGHPGKLVISYHSDIVRQKILGAFFMPILGIALRRASAIIATSRQYVDSSAVLRKYSARCVVIPLSIDPRRFEERDEGEVSRIRERFGPRLLLAVGRLVSYKGFGYLIEAMSRVNGRLLLIGDGPLRQELETLVLVRGLRDRVSFLSNVSDLRPYYQAADVFVLPSITRAEAFGIVQLEAMACGVPVVNTALATGVQFVSPDGLTGMTVPPGDSAALAGAINRLVDDRGLCDRLGSAGRQRVFREFSLGDTARRTLDLYARVARG; from the coding sequence ATGGCCGCTGAAACCTCGGCAGGGACACGCCGGCTGCGAGTTCTGCACATCGGCAAGTACTACCCGCCGCATTGGGGCGGGATAGAGAGCTACACGGAGTCCTTGTGCCTGGCGCTGCAAGACCGAGTGGACTTCGAGGTCTTGGTCGCCAACGATGGCCGAGTTGACTGTGATGAGAAACTGGGGGGTGTCCATGTCCAGCGATTGGCGACTTGGCTAAAACTGGCCTCGGCGCCGATTTGTCCGGGCTTGGCGTGGCGCATCCGAAAGACTCCCGCGGACATCGTCCACCTTCATCATCCGAATCCTTTTGCCGTCCTTGCCTATCTAGCCAGCGGCCATCCGGGGAAGCTGGTGATTTCTTATCACAGCGACATAGTGAGGCAGAAGATTCTGGGGGCGTTCTTTATGCCGATTCTGGGCATCGCTCTACGCAGGGCCTCAGCCATCATCGCCACGTCGCGGCAATATGTCGATTCATCTGCGGTCCTCCGAAAATATTCTGCCCGCTGTGTGGTGATTCCGCTCTCAATAGACCCGCGACGATTCGAAGAACGCGATGAAGGGGAGGTATCAAGAATCCGCGAGCGCTTCGGCCCACGGCTGCTCCTTGCGGTGGGACGTCTTGTCTCTTACAAGGGTTTTGGCTATCTGATCGAGGCGATGTCACGGGTGAATGGGCGGCTCCTTCTGATCGGAGACGGGCCATTGCGCCAGGAGCTGGAAACGCTGGTGCTGGTGCGAGGCCTGCGAGACCGAGTAAGCTTCCTCAGCAACGTCTCCGATTTGCGGCCGTATTACCAGGCAGCCGACGTTTTCGTCCTGCCTTCGATCACGAGAGCCGAGGCTTTTGGCATCGTCCAACTCGAGGCCATGGCCTGCGGAGTGCCGGTCGTCAATACGGCGCTGGCTACGGGGGTCCAATTCGTCTCCCCAGACGGACTGACTGGTATGACTGTGCCGCCCGGGGACTCAGCGGCCTTGGCTGGAGCCATCAACCGGCTGGTGGACGACCGCGGCTTGTGTGACCGCTTGGGCTCGGCTGGGAGACAACGGGTATTCCGGGAGTTCAGCTTGGGGGATACGGCTCGACGGACCCTGGACCTTTACGCCCGTGTCGCCAGAGGCTGA